The Armatimonadota bacterium nucleotide sequence GTCTTTCCAACACGTTCGTAGTTGCTGATAGCCATGTCTTAGTTCATCCCCTCAAAGCTCTGTTGGGGTCCTTGCGCTTGTTGTGGTGCTTGCTGAGCGAGCCGCACGAGCTCGGGCCAACTTGAGACAAGTGCGTTGTATCTCTGGGCATCCACACTTCGCTTTTTACGCTCACAGATTGAATAGAGCCTGTACGCCAACTCCCTTGCTACATCTGCTTGAGAGCCGAGTTTGGCGAGCATTCTTCCCGCCACTTCTTCTCCTTGCTCAAGCGTCCTAATGAGGTGATGGACCATGTCCCATACCGTGAGGCGGCTATCGGACTCGGGGCTCCAGTCTGCCGGCAACTCCTCAGGCTTGAAGAGTCTGACTTTCCCCTTGCCATGGGTGCCAATCCCTGCTTGACGAATACCGTCTACGCTCGTGTTTTTTGCTTTGGACAGTGTCTCTGCGACCCCGTAGTCTCCCTCGGCAAAACCGAATTGCTCAAACCACGCCAGAGCCCACCGTGTGTCTGAATCGAAATCTCCCTCTTGATGCGCTAGAACTTCGTCGAGGGCTTGATTGATGAGAGTCAGTGCTTCTCTGACTGAAAGAGCGTTGCCATCAGCATCGAGGACCTTTGAATAGCGCGTGAAAATCCCCATTCCTGGCCCAATTGCTGCCTGCTGAAGGTCTACAGGTGCGACATTCCCACGTTGAAGGTCTGCTATAGCGTCTGGCAATTCGCGCTCGAGAGCTGTCAAAAACTCTCTTCTAGTGGCTGTGCTCATGCCCACTTCTCGCTTCCTGCAAACGAGAACAACACTTGAAGCCAGAGCGTTTGTTCCTATGCCAATTGAGCGCACACCGCGCTCCGTTCGTATAGGCCAAGTACCAGTTAAGGTGAATCCGGCCCGAATGACAGCAGACAAGAAGGTCTCCCAACCAGTACTGGCCTCGCCTCCATTGGCCTTGGTCTCCGATTGCTTGAAGGCGTAGTAGATAGTCACGGGAAACGCCGGGTGGGCTACATCAGCGAGGCGCTTCATCGCTGCGGTCATGCCGTCCAAGAAGAAAGTCTCAGCCGCGTCTTTGCTGGAATGCCTGTACGGAGTGGCGATAAGCTCCTCTGCCTTGGGAACGAGTAAAGTTCCAAATAGTTGCGGGTACTGCGGCCTCAAAGATTTTCGAAGCCAAACGTAAAAAAAGTCTGAGAGGTCGGCATAGCCAATGTTGTCGTAGTAAGGTGGGTCGGTTGAGATAACGGATGGTTGGTTATGTTCGCTTCTCACGGCATCAGCATGAATTGCTGAACCAAATTGCGCACTATTCGGACAACCCAGTAGTGCACCAGCAACAATCCCGACAGAAGCCTCGAAGCTACCACCGATAGAAGACAGTGGGTTCACTTCTGCGTAGTCCCAGAGCATAGGAATGGCGTGCCTGACAAAGATGCTTTTTGGTCGGTTCTCCTTGGAATTCCAGGGAACGATGGAGCATCCATACTCAGAGACCTTGTCCCGACAAAAATTTAGGTAAAGAGCGATAGCCTTCGCATACTCCTGAGCAGCTTCAGGTGATAGTTGAGCTGACGACTTTAGTGCATCAACTCTAATTGTCTCCTGTACTTCTTCTATTAGTTCGGAAAGGGTTTCGAGCGCTACGAGTTGCCGGTTAGTAAACAGGTCGCGCCACTTCGTCATACCGTACTCCTGAACGCGAAAACCTAGTGCTCGCTCTGGCAAGTCAGCCTCGGGAGGGTTCGACGGTTTTGCTGAAAAGGCAATAGCTTCGTCGAGCTCAGTTGGGCTTAGGTAGACACGTCCGCGGCCACCCTCTGCAACAAGTGCCATTAAACGTGTGCCGAGACCGGATTCCTTCGCAACACTTCTGATGTAATCGAAGGGCATCGGAGCTCCCGACATTAGACAGCCAAAGCTGGTTCCGCTTCCTCCGAGCTTCGTGCCATTCTTTACTGTCTCAACGTCTCTAGGCTTGCCGGTGCGAACTTCGAAAGTATATTTGTGCCCACTGATGATTGGCTCAACGTAGACTTCACTCTTCGCCTTAGTTGAGAGCATGAAGGTTGAGGCTAAAGGAACCTCAACATCGCGAAATGCTGGGTTCGGGCTTTTCACTGTGCGCACCCAAAGCCATGAAATCACAGTAATAGTCTGGTTTAGGTATGGGGCCAGGTCAGGTCGTCGACTTACCAGCTCTCGGCTTATCGTAACTTGAGGATACAAGTCTGCGAGTCGCTTCCTCGCTTCCTCGCAGACCCACTGACCGTAGAAACGCACGTCTTCAGCAATCCCCTGCGTGCCTGTCCATTTTCGTTCAAACAAGCCAGGGTTTGTTTGAACCGCAGGGTTTACGGCTGGATGGCCGCCAAGCTTTGGCGGAATCTCGATTAGAGCCCGATTTATAAGCACTGCGACAGGATTGAGGTCGCTGGCGAAAGGCTTTAGGCCAAG carries:
- a CDS encoding DUF1156 domain-containing protein gives rise to the protein MNKPIRKKLIEVALPLEAINDASVREGYIYRGNPSAIHKWWAQRPLAAARAVIFAQMVDDPSSWPDLFTSAKAQEKERQRLFGIIERLVTWENIMNDEVIQEARDEIWRSWRRACAENVDHPEAKNLFLRDSLPPFFDPFAGGATLPIEAQRLGLKPFASDLNPVAVLINRALIEIPPKLGGHPAVNPAVQTNPGLFERKWTGTQGIAEDVRFYGQWVCEEARKRLADLYPQVTISRELVSRRPDLAPYLNQTITVISWLWVRTVKSPNPAFRDVEVPLASTFMLSTKAKSEVYVEPIISGHKYTFEVRTGKPRDVETVKNGTKLGGSGTSFGCLMSGAPMPFDYIRSVAKESGLGTRLMALVAEGGRGRVYLSPTELDEAIAFSAKPSNPPEADLPERALGFRVQEYGMTKWRDLFTNRQLVALETLSELIEEVQETIRVDALKSSAQLSPEAAQEYAKAIALYLNFCRDKVSEYGCSIVPWNSKENRPKSIFVRHAIPMLWDYAEVNPLSSIGGSFEASVGIVAGALLGCPNSAQFGSAIHADAVRSEHNQPSVISTDPPYYDNIGYADLSDFFYVWLRKSLRPQYPQLFGTLLVPKAEELIATPYRHSSKDAAETFFLDGMTAAMKRLADVAHPAFPVTIYYAFKQSETKANGGEASTGWETFLSAVIRAGFTLTGTWPIRTERGVRSIGIGTNALASSVVLVCRKREVGMSTATRREFLTALERELPDAIADLQRGNVAPVDLQQAAIGPGMGIFTRYSKVLDADGNALSVREALTLINQALDEVLAHQEGDFDSDTRWALAWFEQFGFAEGDYGVAETLSKAKNTSVDGIRQAGIGTHGKGKVRLFKPEELPADWSPESDSRLTVWDMVHHLIRTLEQGEEVAGRMLAKLGSQADVARELAYRLYSICERKKRSVDAQRYNALVSSWPELVRLAQQAPQQAQGPQQSFEGMN